In Armatimonadota bacterium, the genomic stretch TTGGACAGGTCTTCCAGGCGGGGCTCATTGGCCAGCAGACCCCACCCGGCGGCGGGGGCGGCGGCGGAGACATGGACGACATCTGGTAGTGCAGGAATGCTCGAACAACGGGGGTGGGCTGCCGGGAACGGGTGGCCTACTCCCGTCCCTCATCGACGCGCTCCGCTGCAATGCCTCTGTCGGTCTCCACGAAGCGGTAAACTTCATATCTGCCGTCGGCCCTGATTCGGAGCTGGTTATTCTCGGTCTCTACCGAATCACGGCTCGCGGGTGTTCGTGGATACCGGCCGGCCATGGGGTCCGGGGGGTAGCTCAGGCGCAGTGCAAGCAGCATGGTGAAGCCGAAGATCAATGCGCACAGAGCATAGGCCTTGAGCTGCCGCTTGCTAAACGATACGCGCTTGCGGGGCATCTGCCAACTCATGGGGGCAATTTAGCACGCCCACCGTGCAACGTCAACGCGCCGGTTGTCTCCCGTCGTCGAGTCCCTCGTGATCCACCAGTTCATGCCGGCTTGCGGGCTTCCACAAGCACGTAGGGGACGTGCACAAATGCCTGCCAGTTGCCCCGGGTGTGGTCAAGTTGGTTCGCGACTGAGGCGACGCGCCGGCGGCTTTGGGGGTCAAGATGCAGGCCCATGAGCAGGCGCGCACCGTCGGAGTTCGGGGGGCAAGGTATGTTCTGCAATTCCACGCGCACGTGGAGCCCCACGCGTTCGGCGGCTCCTGGGAGTTTTCGGCCGACCTGCGGATCCGCGCCTGCCGCGAGTAGTCCATCAAGCCACAGGTCGCGCAGAGAGATCTCGGGGGGAAACTCCAGCATCCCCCCGTAATCGGGTTCGATTGCGACCAGCAAGCCGCCCGGAGCCAGCACGCGCGCCGTCTCGGCCATCGATCGGTCGAGATCAGCGATCCAGAGGAGGGCGTTCTGGCACAGGACCAGATCGAAGCATCTGTCCGGGAAGGGCAGCGCAGTGGCATCAGCCTGCACCAGGGGCCCGGTGAAAATGCCGGAACGCCGGGCAGGGCCCGCATCCTTGTCCAAGCCAATTACCAATCCGCCGGCAGCATCCGATCGCCGCTGGAGTTCGGCGGTTACATTGCCGTGACCGCAGCCAATCTCCAGCACCCGGCGTCGCAGGGCGATCTGTGCCCTGCGCAGGAGCCTGCCACGAGGCCCGGCAAGCCAGTCGGACAGGCGGATCGCCTCGTCGAGTGCGGGCAGGCCGGGCCTTTCTTCGATGCTCATCTGCCGCCGCCTGCGCAAGCGCAGGCACAGGCACAACCGGCACACGCACACGCGCAACCGCCGCCTCCACCCCCGCTCCCGCTGCTCTTGGACATTGCTTCGAGCATGTCCAGCGTCACTTTGTCCACGCCGGACAAGTCCACGATGGCCTGCGCGTCCAAGCCGATTCGCACCGGGTCCATCTGGGATGCCAGGCCGCCCGCCACATTCTCAGTCCAGCCGGCGAAGGATGACGCGACATCACCGAAGCTGGTGCGGGACGTGTCCGGAGTAGGCAGTGAGACCTGTCCCGCGCCACTGTCACCAAAGACCGTTCCGCGGCTCCAGGGAGGCCGATAGTGGTAACCGTGGCTGTGCCAGTAGCCGAAGTCATCCCGGTAGGTGGGGGAGACCATGAGCCATTCCAGATTGTCATCGGTGTGCTTCGTGCGGTCCTCGACATCGCCGATGGACTTGGCATTCGCCCATGCCTTGGAGATGATGTAAGTGTAGTAGCTGCGGGTCTTGGCCAGGTCGAAGCCCTGCATGCGCTTGACGGTGCCGTCGATCAGTTCCTTCATGGCCTTGGCGAACTTGATCTTGGGTACAGGCACTTCGCCGGCTGCCAGGAGCGCCTCAATGAACGGCTGCTCGTACCCGTGGATGACCTTGCCAGCAAGAGCGGCGGCCTTGCGCCGGTCGCCCCGGCTTTCCTTTGCGAAGGCCTCGTTGACTCGGATGACCAATGGATCGGCGCTCACCTGCTCGCAAATGCCTTTCTTGAGGAGACCGAAGAGAACCAATGTCAGCACTTCGTTCAGCGGTCGCTCGAGGATCACCGCCGCTTCCGGCGCCGTGAGCCCGCGCTTGACCCCGCCGCCTTCGACTGATGCAATCGCCGGCAGGTACTTCCCGCGCTTGCGTCTCAGAGAGCGCTCAGACAGGAGCCAAAGAAGGGGCAGGATGGGTATCGCGATCAGTTGCGCCACAGGGTTCAGGATGAACAGCCACGCGAAGATGAGCAGCAGACCCAGGAAGCAACTGATGCCCGTTCCCTGGCTTGCGCGGAAGAACATGATCCCAAAGAGGATCGCGAGGATCACGCCCCAGACAAAGCGAGTATTCGGGTTGTCCTTCCACCACTTCACAAGCAGATCCCACTTGCTCATGGTGACCACGCGGCTCATCCCGCGCTTCGGGAAGGACAGGGCGACCATGTTGGGTCCGTCGATCCGGGCCGCAGGCATGAACCATGCAGCCACGGTGTTGGTGTCGGTCACCGCCTTGCTGGTGAAGTTCAGACCCTGGTGCAATACCTCTTCCGGCTTGATGTCCTTCGGCAGATAGACCACGATTCCGAGTTTCGTGGTGCCCTGCACGTACTGGGACCCGAACCACGTGGGCGTGATTCTCAGGGACGCGTAGTCGGGCCGGGTGGTGTCCTGGTAGACCCGATTGGGCATGGTGCAGCGGAAGAGGAATGTCCCACGCTGGCCAGGCTGAATGGTGGCGGCACCCAGCGGAACCGCGACACCGATGGGGATATAGTCAGACTTTTCGATTCCCGTACATTCGTACTTCTGCCCGGACGCGTCGATGACCGCGGCTTCCATGTTGCTGATGTCGTAGTCCCGGTCGGGCAGGCCCACATCCACGAAGTCAATGGGGTGGGCGCCGGGCGCACACTCGAAGAGGATCTCGTAGAAAAGCTCCACGGAGGCGTCCGGGTTGACCGTGACTGCGAAGGTCATCTCAGGGACTGAGAACAGGTAGTCCTGAGCCATGCAACTGGTGCTCAGCGTCAGCAATGACAGGGCCAGGACCACGCCGGCCCGGTGTGAGATATCGGGCTTCATCATTCGGTGTCAGCCTCCGGTGAATCATCACTCCAACCGGCCGGGTCTTCGGGCGGCCAGGCCTCGCAGATCGGCAGGTCCGGGCAGGCGGCGCTCTGACTCGGGGCCTCCACCTGCTCACGGTAACGGGTGAAGCATGGGCTGTTCCAGATCTCCTGCCAGGTCTGTTTCAGGATATTTCCGGCGCATGTCCGTGGCCCGCGGGCCGGGAATACCGACCCGTCCGGCTCCACGCGTACGGCGACATCGCTCCCCGCGCGAGGCCCAGCGATCACGTGAGATGCGAGGTCAATACGCGGATTGAACCTGACCGGCGGCTGCCAGATGATACGCCGACCGAAGTTCTCGGCGGCTTCGAAAACCGTAGTGGCCGCCTGGGGCAATGCTCTCGCCGGGAGAGCGCCCGCCGCATCAGCCTCCTCCTCGCCGTCCAGACATGCCAGGGCGAAGAACCAGATGTCGGTGACATCGCGGCCTGCAATGAACTCCACCATCTCATCAAGCTCCCCAAGGGTCCGATCGGTGATGGGGCACTGGGCAATTGGGCACAACTCCAGCTCTCGGCAGTGATCCCACACCGCTTGTACGCGAAGGAAGTCCCCTTCGGCACGAACCATTTCCTCGTGCTCCGCGGGGTCTGCTGAAGCGAAGACCAGCGCGAGATAGTCCAGGCCCGCGTTGGCCATCTCCCTCAAGACTCCCGATGGCACCCAACTGGCGATGGCGCGCACGCCCGCAATCATTCCGAGGTCCTCGGTGAACTCCACCGTGCGTACAAGCGCGCCGGGGTCGGTGTCGGGACTGATCACGATGTTTACCTGGGGGATTGCCGCGTCCCACAGGCTCCGCAAGATCGGCTGCATCTGCTCCAGCGTGCCCATGGTGACGTCGGCGCTGTAGGGTGATGCGAGTTTCCTGCCGTCTGCACCAAGTTCCGCGCCAACCAGATTAGTGATGGGGTAGTCCGAACGACGGGCCGTCAGATCTGAAACCAGAGCCCGGACGCGCTGGAAGTCAGCGCGAACCTGTGCATCGGCTGCGCCCGCGAACCTGGCTTTGACGGCCCGGAGAATCTCCTCGTCCGGATGACCGGCCAGCACTCCGTAGACCATCAGCACACCCACGGGGGACAGGTGCGCGGCCTCGGCGGCGTTGGCGAGAAGCATGCCGCCGCCGTCGGGGTCTACGCGCAGGTGGAAACGCGTGGGAGTCTCGCCTTCGAGCACCATGAAATGGTGCAGACCGGGCCCGACGGTGGCCTCGTCATCCCTCTTCCCTGGGTCCTGGTTCATGCGCGGCTCAATCCTCCCGTTTGTTCGGGGCGTCAGACGCAAGCGCGCCAACAGCCCCTGCAAGATCGCACTCAAGCTCCTGCCGCCTCAGTGGACAGCCTCCCCCGCACACCTGCAGGTCTTCACAGTTCCAGCATTTCTCTGGCAGCCCCGACTGTCGTGGGTCCTCGCGCCTCATACGGATTGTGCGGAACAAGTCGCTGTCCCAGATGCACTCCCAACCATCGCGCAGGAGATTGCCCGCAGGCTCGTAGTACGACTGGCAGGGCAGTACATCGCCGTTGGGCTCCACGCAGACCGAGTACTCCGCGGCATTGCAGCACTTGGGCCCGAGGCCCAGTTCCAGGGGCGAAAGACGGCAATACTCCGTGGGAGTGTACCACAGCATCGCCATGTCATTGACCCGCGCGTATTCCAGCAGACTTGCGAGCACCGGCGAGAGTTCGAATTCGCGCAGCCCCGCCGGGTTGCACCGGCCGGATCCCGAGCAGATCATACTGTTGACCGCGAAGGTTCTCACGCCCAGGTCGCGCACCAGGGTGAGGGTCTCCAGTATGTGCCCGCAATTGTCACGGGTCAGCGTTGTGTTGGTGATGGTATGCAGCCCTGCCGTTACGCAATTGCGGATGCCCTCAACCGTTTCCGCGTGGGCGTTGGCCTGGACGATGCGGTTGTGTACTGCCGGTTGGTTGGACAGGAGGGTGATCTGCACGTGGTCCAGGCCGGCACTGGCGAGCTTCCTGACGAAGGCCGCATCTGACAGGCGTCGACCGTTGGTGTTTAGGCCGCAGAGGATCCCGAGCTTCTCGGCCAGGCGCACCAGTCCGGCCAATTGCGGATGCAGCGTCGGTTCACCCCCGGTGAAAATGAGGTGCGGCACACCGACCTGCGCCAGCGTGCGGATGACCTGGCGCCATTGCGCGCCGTCCAGGTGCGGCAGAGCCCTCCTGCCCGGCTCATTGTAGCAGTGCAGGCAGGCGTTGTTGCAGTCGTAGGTCAGGGCCAGGTCCGCCTTGTATGGAGCCTTCGCCCGGGTCGTGAAGAGGTCAGTCCGCTGCAAGCCTGGCGCGCAGGCAGGACAGGATACTGACGGCTCGCCGGCGCGGTTCACAAGGTCAGCGAGGAGCCCCACATCTGCCGCCAGATCGTCCAGGGGCGCATTAGGATGCCAGCGCTTGAGGCAGGCCGTGATTTGCGCCGGGCTAACGCCATCCAGCAGCATCCTGGTGATCTCGGTAGCGCTGGGGGAGAGGTGGATCGGGTCGCACACATTCACGAACAGGGCGCCACTGCCGTCGTTGTGGACTCGCAGATGCACCCGGGTCTTCCCGGACCGGCTCTCTTTGCGGTAAGTGTAGAGCCCCGGTGCACTGTGGCCGCGCCCGAATACCACACGCATCTGGCGCATGAATACTCGCCAGTCTTCGGTCACCGCGTTCAGCGCCCAGCCGACAGTCCTCCTTACCACTTGGGCGCCTCCTCAATGTGGTACGAGGTGCCACAGTAAGGGCATTTGACGATGATCGCGCCCTCCTGCATGCTGATGGACTTTTCGTCCAGCGGGGCGCCGCAGTTGCGGCACTTGAGCTGTTCGGTGTTCACATCGCCCGTGACATCGATCTTCTGGACGATGGTGCGCTCGGGAGCCTTCATGCTCGTAAGCCAGCCAATGACCACCCCGGCGCCGATGAGCACAATGCCAATGATTATCCGGGCCGGCAGGCCCTGGTTGCCGATCAGGAAGACCAGACCCAGGAGACCGACAATCCCGGCGAGCGCGTACATTCCACTCTTCAATATAGCTGCGAGCCGCCGCCGGCAGCCCGCGTCACCTCCTCTTCGGTACATGTTTTCTCATGCACAATTCGGCGTGTGGCGGAGCGGGACCTTCGTCGATGCAGACATACCTGTCTGGTTCGCGTTCTGTAGGCCGATTGGGCGCCGTGCGGTTCAGTGCGGCGAAAAAGACCCAGAAATAAGGAAGAAAGACCATAAATATAGTAATTGTCACATTTTGTTATTCATTGACACCATAAATTATCTACCAGAAACCACAATAAGAGGATGCAATACGCTTCCGCCCGTGTATACTATTGTCAGCGTTCGACCCCATGTTCTTTGGAGGCCGACTATGCGTTTGCTATTGCCAATTGCCTTGCTCGCGGTTGTCGCCGCGTTTCCAGCCGGGGCCTCTACCCTCACTCCTTGGCAGACGGTCGCGACCAGCTGGGCCCCCGCCACGGGAACAGGCAGTGTCGGTTTCAACCAATTCGATACCCTCGGGGGCACGCTGACGCTCTTGAGCATCGAGTGGGAGTTCTCGACCTACGTCGACGGCTTAGCCGACTACAAGAACAACGGCACTCAGAATGCCATTGGCTGCTTCTACCAGTTCTACGATACCACCAACGTGGAGGACGGCCTGGGCAACTCTCTGGGCAGCTATGTGCCGACTTATACTTCCGGGTTGTTTGCGGTGAATGTTGGCGCTACGGTGAGCAAAGGCGGCGACAGTTCCGTCGAGGGGGCCAGTGGCGTATGGAACACCGCCCCGTACATCGCCTACTTCAGTGGGAATGGCGTCGTCACGGGCTTCTCCTTCGATGCAACCTTGTATGAGGTCTTCGGCAAGCCCGACTACGTGACGGTCACCGACTACACGAATACCACTTACATCCAGGGGCGTATTCGGTACGAGTATGAGGAGAGCCAGGATATCCCCGAGCCAGGCACCATAGCCCTGTTTGGTCTGGGCCTGCTGGGTGTGGGAACCGTCATACGCCGCCGCAGCGCCTGACGCATTCCCTGACGGCAAGAAGACAACGGGACCGCCGCCTGGCGGTCCCGTTTCATTTGCATCGGTTGTCTGCGTTGCCCCGCGCCGTTACCCCTTCAGCCACCGGTCCATAAACGGGAAGCCTTTCTCGCCCCACCACTGGTGGTCGCCCTCGAAGACCTCCATCTCGCACCGGTGTGCCACACCGAGCACATCATATGCGGCCTTGATCTGCCTGAACGCCCTGCGCGCCGACTTGATGGGGAAGATGCTGTCCTGGGTGCCATTCTCGAAGAACACCGGGCGCGGCGCGATCAGGCAGGCGATGTCGGGCATTTCGGCATACTGGAGCACTCCGGGCACATAATTGTCCTCGCAGTGGCGGATGGGGATGATGGAGTCCTGCCAGTAGCTCAGGTAGCCGCTGATCATCGCCGCACCAATCCGCTCTTCAACCGCTGCGGCGAAAGTCGTGATCGTGCCTCCTCCGGAAATCCCCATGCAGCCGATCCGGTTCGCATTGCATTCCGGGCGCGTTTCAAGATAGTCGATGCAGCGCATCACGTCATAGACCCGGATGCCAGGCACCGTGCGGCCGAGAAGCATAGCGGCCAAGCTCGGTCTGCGGCAGCTCGACGCGCCCTTGGCCTGATCGATCTCCTCGGGGTCGCGCCGTTCGCCGAAGCCGTACATATCAGGCGCAATCACGAAATAACCGCGGCGCACCGCCTGAATAGCGAAGTCCTTCTGGTACTCGCCGAACTCGGTTCGCTGGGAGCCGTCGTCGTTGATGCCCACGATCTGGTCCTTGCCTGGGCCGTGTCCCTGCAGGCAGATCATCCCCGGCGCCGCGCCCTTGAGGCCCTCGGGGATGAGCACCCAGGCCGTTACAGTCAGGTTCGGCCGGCTCTGGAAAATCACGTGCTCGCGGGTGTAGCCCTCGAAGCGTTTGCGTCTGGAGACCTGCGGCGCAAGGTCGCACTTTGGCTCATCCAGTCCGCCCAGAAGGTCCATGAACTTGCGCTTCAGCTTGCGTCGCCAGGCTTTCCACTCTTCCTCGTCCTTGCAGGCGAATGCGAGTTCAGGAAGGTTCGCCTGGTACAAGTCGGCAATGTAGTCCATCGGCTTGTAGCATCTTTTCACGGCCTTTGGCTTCGAGTCGGTCTTCTTCTTCGCGGGCATGGGCACTCTCCTGTGTTGGAACGCGTCGGCGTTGCGTCGCCGGCGCTACTGTCCGTCTGCATCTCTGCTTGTTCTGTGGCTGCGGAAAACCGCGAGGTAGTCTTCGGCGGTTACTCCGAGCTTTCGCAGAACCTCCGCATCAAGGGTGTCCCGGGGATCTCCAGCGCTGCGGTTGCCCTCATTGTATATCCAGTAGCCGGGCGCGCAATCGGCAGCCTGGGCAAGTTGCTCGTCCAGGTAACGCGGCAGGTAGTGCGGCCGCGCCGTCCGTACGTTCCAGGGGTGGAAACCGGGCAGAATCCGGACGGCGAAGGGGAAGGCCTCCTGGACCCGGGGGACGAACTCGGGCAGGCGCACGAACCACCGGTTGAGGTGCGCCGGCAAGTCAGGCCCGGTCACCTCTCCCTCTCCAGCCCCGTAGGTCTTTTCGGTGGCGATCCATATCTCAACCCCGGCGTCGTGGATACCTTTCAGCCACCAGTAGTTCCCGGCCCGGCAGTCGAGCTTGCCGGCGTACATGCGCGCTTCGTAGACCTGCATCAAAGGGCAGCCCCAGACTTCGCGGATCACCTTACCCACTTGCAGACCGCGCTGGTAGTACCCGCCGGCGTAGCCAAACTCGTCCGCAAAGCACCATGCATCCACGTGGTCGGCCACGTCCGCGTAGCGCTCGCGGGCCTCCTGGGTCACGCCATCATAGTCCTCGGCATCGTAGACGATCCCGCGGAAGCCCAGCTCCTTCGCTCGTGCATAGATGTGCCTCATCTGACGCAAGGTGGTCTGCCACTTGCAGTCATCCGCCAGGTCCGCCGGTTTACTGACCATGAATGTAAAGGGCTCGTGTTCGGCAAGCCAGTACCGGATGCCCCGGGCGCGGAGCTGTTCGAAGGCGCCCGAGGCAACCCACAGGTCGAAGCCCGAGTTGTGGTTTGTCTGCGGAAAAGCGGTTTCCACGTAGTCCAGCCACAGGTCGGTGGCCCCGAGGTCTTTGTCCAGGTAGTCCAGCTTGTCGAGGAAATCCGCCTGGACATCGGAGGACCAGCACATGAGATGGCGTTCGGGTAGATTCGGGCGGCCCAGGAACTGCACCTCGCTCACCCGCCCGTGGCTGGATGATGCCGCGCCGATACGCACCTGTGCAAACCGGCCTACCGATGGCGGGAGCGGGACCTCGGTGGTCTGCGCGGGCTCCCACATTGCGAGATTGATCTGCCTTCCCAGGAGCGGACGCAGGTGGCCGGGGTCTGGGCCAACAAGCACCTCGGTAAGCCAGATCAGTCGCTCGGTATGGCCGTTGGTGATCCGCACCCCCTCGAGGACAGTCGGGCCGCCCAGGTCAACAGTGAGCGAGACGCCTCCGTTGGGCCAGGCGAAGCGCAGTTCGGTCTCCGGATCGCCGTCAAGCGCGAACTCCGGATTCGCCAGCTCTCCCCCGCGGGCTTCGGCCGACAATAGCCGCACGCCCTGAAGTGCAGGGGCAACCTCAGCGGCCGGCGCTCCCGCACTGAGCGACCAGACCAGTGCCGCGATGACCGGATACCCAGGAGTCCTCATTGCGCGCAGCCTCCCATTATCGGGTGGATTTCACCGTTCGTGATCGTTTCCTCGCGGAAGGCCCCACGGCCTTCCGGTGCGCAGAGGTTGCCACGCCGGGGGCGCGGAAATGTCGGCGACCCGAGTGCCTGATTGCCCCGGGAGCCCCCGCGGAATGGACAACGACAAGAAAAACCGGCAAAATTCGCTACTCCTGGTGCTCAGGCTGGCGCTCACCATCGCCTGCATCGTGGTGGTTCTTGGGTCGGTAGATGTCCGTGAAGCCGCAGCAACAACGGCCCGAATGGCACCCCTGTATCTGGCGCTTGCAGTCGGCGCTGAGTTCGCGCAGCGAGTGTTGTTCGTCCTGCGTTGGCATGTTCTGCTTGCGCCGGCGGGCATCCGGATACCAGTCTCGCAGTCGTTGCGCCTGGGTTTCGTCGCCCTTTTCTACAACAACTTCATGCCCTCCACCGTCGGGGGTGATGCCGCAAAGTCGTACCTGCTGGCGCGCAGGCCCGGAGCAGAGACCACCGGAATCATTGCTTCCGTGCTTGTGGACCGGCTGCTCATCGGCTGGGGATCGATGCTCATGTTCGGACTGGCGGCCGGGTTGGTGCTGGACATGTCCCAGTACAAGTGGGCGATGTTGGTGATGTTCGTCGCGGGCATGATGGGGGCCGGGGTGGTGTGGCTCGCCGCGCGTCGCTCACCAGCAGCCGAGCCCGGCGACGGTGCGCCAGTCATGCGGCGGCTTGTGTTCAGAGCGGCGACCCTCTTCGGCGAGCTATCCCGGGCATTGCTGCGCTATCGCCACCACCGGTGGGCACTGGTGGCGTCGTTCCTCATCTCCTCGGCGGGTCTGGTGGTAATGGGGTTTGCGCTCCAGTTCTGGGCCGCAGCGGTTGGTTTTCGCCTGGGCACGGTGGAGGGTGTGGCAATCTCGGCGGTGATGAAGATCGTGGGGATGATCCCGGCGACGATCAACGGCCTTGGGTG encodes the following:
- a CDS encoding methyltransferase domain-containing protein produces the protein MSIEERPGLPALDEAIRLSDWLAGPRGRLLRRAQIALRRRVLEIGCGHGNVTAELQRRSDAAGGLVIGLDKDAGPARRSGIFTGPLVQADATALPFPDRCFDLVLCQNALLWIADLDRSMAETARVLAPGGLLVAIEPDYGGMLEFPPEISLRDLWLDGLLAAGADPQVGRKLPGAAERVGLHVRVELQNIPCPPNSDGARLLMGLHLDPQSRRRVASVANQLDHTRGNWQAFVHVPYVLVEARKPA
- a CDS encoding radical SAM protein: MNQDPGKRDDEATVGPGLHHFMVLEGETPTRFHLRVDPDGGGMLLANAAEAAHLSPVGVLMVYGVLAGHPDEEILRAVKARFAGAADAQVRADFQRVRALVSDLTARRSDYPITNLVGAELGADGRKLASPYSADVTMGTLEQMQPILRSLWDAAIPQVNIVISPDTDPGALVRTVEFTEDLGMIAGVRAIASWVPSGVLREMANAGLDYLALVFASADPAEHEEMVRAEGDFLRVQAVWDHCRELELCPIAQCPITDRTLGELDEMVEFIAGRDVTDIWFFALACLDGEEEADAAGALPARALPQAATTVFEAAENFGRRIIWQPPVRFNPRIDLASHVIAGPRAGSDVAVRVEPDGSVFPARGPRTCAGNILKQTWQEIWNSPCFTRYREQVEAPSQSAACPDLPICEAWPPEDPAGWSDDSPEADTE
- a CDS encoding radical SAM protein, which produces MVRRTVGWALNAVTEDWRVFMRQMRVVFGRGHSAPGLYTYRKESRSGKTRVHLRVHNDGSGALFVNVCDPIHLSPSATEITRMLLDGVSPAQITACLKRWHPNAPLDDLAADVGLLADLVNRAGEPSVSCPACAPGLQRTDLFTTRAKAPYKADLALTYDCNNACLHCYNEPGRRALPHLDGAQWRQVIRTLAQVGVPHLIFTGGEPTLHPQLAGLVRLAEKLGILCGLNTNGRRLSDAAFVRKLASAGLDHVQITLLSNQPAVHNRIVQANAHAETVEGIRNCVTAGLHTITNTTLTRDNCGHILETLTLVRDLGVRTFAVNSMICSGSGRCNPAGLREFELSPVLASLLEYARVNDMAMLWYTPTEYCRLSPLELGLGPKCCNAAEYSVCVEPNGDVLPCQSYYEPAGNLLRDGWECIWDSDLFRTIRMRREDPRQSGLPEKCWNCEDLQVCGGGCPLRRQELECDLAGAVGALASDAPNKRED
- a CDS encoding PEP-CTERM sorting domain-containing protein, with the protein product MRLLLPIALLAVVAAFPAGASTLTPWQTVATSWAPATGTGSVGFNQFDTLGGTLTLLSIEWEFSTYVDGLADYKNNGTQNAIGCFYQFYDTTNVEDGLGNSLGSYVPTYTSGLFAVNVGATVSKGGDSSVEGASGVWNTAPYIAYFSGNGVVTGFSFDATLYEVFGKPDYVTVTDYTNTTYIQGRIRYEYEESQDIPEPGTIALFGLGLLGVGTVIRRRSA
- a CDS encoding dienelactone hydrolase family protein, with the protein product MPAKKKTDSKPKAVKRCYKPMDYIADLYQANLPELAFACKDEEEWKAWRRKLKRKFMDLLGGLDEPKCDLAPQVSRRKRFEGYTREHVIFQSRPNLTVTAWVLIPEGLKGAAPGMICLQGHGPGKDQIVGINDDGSQRTEFGEYQKDFAIQAVRRGYFVIAPDMYGFGERRDPEEIDQAKGASSCRRPSLAAMLLGRTVPGIRVYDVMRCIDYLETRPECNANRIGCMGISGGGTITTFAAAVEERIGAAMISGYLSYWQDSIIPIRHCEDNYVPGVLQYAEMPDIACLIAPRPVFFENGTQDSIFPIKSARRAFRQIKAAYDVLGVAHRCEMEVFEGDHQWWGEKGFPFMDRWLKG
- a CDS encoding discoidin domain-containing protein, with protein sequence MRTPGYPVIAALVWSLSAGAPAAEVAPALQGVRLLSAEARGGELANPEFALDGDPETELRFAWPNGGVSLTVDLGGPTVLEGVRITNGHTERLIWLTEVLVGPDPGHLRPLLGRQINLAMWEPAQTTEVPLPPSVGRFAQVRIGAASSSHGRVSEVQFLGRPNLPERHLMCWSSDVQADFLDKLDYLDKDLGATDLWLDYVETAFPQTNHNSGFDLWVASGAFEQLRARGIRYWLAEHEPFTFMVSKPADLADDCKWQTTLRQMRHIYARAKELGFRGIVYDAEDYDGVTQEARERYADVADHVDAWCFADEFGYAGGYYQRGLQVGKVIREVWGCPLMQVYEARMYAGKLDCRAGNYWWLKGIHDAGVEIWIATEKTYGAGEGEVTGPDLPAHLNRWFVRLPEFVPRVQEAFPFAVRILPGFHPWNVRTARPHYLPRYLDEQLAQAADCAPGYWIYNEGNRSAGDPRDTLDAEVLRKLGVTAEDYLAVFRSHRTSRDADGQ
- a CDS encoding flippase-like domain-containing protein, encoding MDNDKKNRQNSLLLVLRLALTIACIVVVLGSVDVREAAATTARMAPLYLALAVGAEFAQRVLFVLRWHVLLAPAGIRIPVSQSLRLGFVALFYNNFMPSTVGGDAAKSYLLARRPGAETTGIIASVLVDRLLIGWGSMLMFGLAAGLVLDMSQYKWAMLVMFVAGMMGAGVVWLAARRSPAAEPGDGAPVMRRLVFRAATLFGELSRALLRYRHHRWALVASFLISSAGLVVMGFALQFWAAAVGFRLGTVEGVAISAVMKIVGMIPATINGLGWIEGATVVLLGWSGMTHADALAIAVAQRIAGTVLSLLGAGAQWMPENRSIAPP